From the genome of Aricia agestis chromosome 9, ilAriAges1.1, whole genome shotgun sequence, one region includes:
- the LOC121730710 gene encoding allergen Tha p 1-like: protein MKFVILCLLGIIPLAWSYADVSDKVHFEDIIKKPDVLRAELYCYLDRGPCDEVAAQHKIHITEAVDTACAKCTPTHKHNVKVFIQGVSHLFPELYHEFRDRYDPDGKHYDVLIDEVQKF from the exons ATGAAGTTTGTCATACTGTGCCTACTGGGCATCATTCCCCTGGCGTGGTCGTACGCTGATGTGAGCGACAAGGTGCACTTCGAGGACATAATCAAGAAACCGGACGTGCTGCGCGCGGAGCTGTACTGCTACCTCGACCGCGGGCCCTGCGACGAGGTGGCCGCGCAGCACAAGA tcCACATCACCGAGGCGGTGGACACAGCCTGCGCGAAGTGCACTCCGACCCACAAGCACAACGTCAAAGTGTTCATCCAGGGAGTGAGCCACCTGTTCCCGGAGCTTTACCACGAGTTCCGGGACCGATACGACCCGGACGGGAAGCACTACGATGTCCTCATAGATGAGGTGCAGAAATTTTGA